In Passer domesticus isolate bPasDom1 chromosome 1, bPasDom1.hap1, whole genome shotgun sequence, one DNA window encodes the following:
- the LOC135290453 gene encoding microtubule nucleation factor SSNA1-like gives MTQQGAVLQGYNNELVKCIEDLCMQKEELNKQIQQAEEEKNKLQHEIQVLSEQLECVCENLAQKVASRNELDKILAETEAAYMKILDSSRTLLNVLKKEVGSLKHSADLKTNIT, from the coding sequence ATGACTCAGCAGGGAGCTGTTCTTCAGGGTTACAATAATGAACTAGTGAAATGCATTGAAGATTTATGTATGCAAAAAGAAGAACTGAACAAACAAATCCAGCaagcagaagaggaaaagaataaaCTCCAGCATGAAATCCAAGTCCTCAGTGAACAGCTGGAGTGTGTATGTGAAAACCTGGCCCAAAAAGTGGCTTCACGGAACGAGCTTGATAAAATACTTGCTGAAACTGAAGCTGCTTACATGAAGATTTTGGATAGCTCTAGAACTTTACTTAATGTCCTGAAGAAGGAAGTGGGAAGCTTAAAGCATTCAGCAGATCTGAAAACCAATATAACGTGA